A stretch of the Balneola vulgaris DSM 17893 genome encodes the following:
- a CDS encoding Sec-independent protein translocase subunit TatA/TatB, with the protein MFSKFGAPEILIIAIVVLVLFGAKRIPELAKGLGQGIKEFKKASKDIKKEIEEGSKDIEDAINSEESNSKTK; encoded by the coding sequence ATGTTTAGTAAGTTTGGAGCCCCCGAAATTTTGATCATCGCGATTGTGGTACTTGTACTATTTGGGGCGAAGAGAATCCCCGAACTCGCAAAAGGATTAGGGCAAGGAATTAAAGAGTTTAAGAAAGCTTCCAAAGACATTAAGAAGGAAATAGAAGAAGGTTCTAAAGATATTGAAGACGCTATAAATTCAGAAGAATCAAACTCTAAAACAAAATAA
- a CDS encoding DUF2795 domain-containing protein has translation MIWTVELAAALDEAPFPASRDELIEWAERNGLPTQVITNLEELEEIDEGEHTIYESIEDIWPDYIQKEDFFHNEEDEGFDYDDV, from the coding sequence ATGATTTGGACAGTAGAACTCGCAGCAGCTTTAGATGAAGCTCCATTTCCAGCCAGTAGAGATGAGTTGATAGAATGGGCCGAAAGGAACGGTCTTCCTACTCAGGTTATCACAAATCTGGAAGAATTAGAAGAAATTGATGAAGGTGAACACACTATCTACGAGAGTATCGAAGATATTTGGCCAGATTACATTCAGAAAGAAGATTTCTTCCATAACGAAGAAGATGAAGGTTTCGATTACGACGACGTATAG
- a CDS encoding BamA/TamA family outer membrane protein, with protein sequence MRTITSSISALSPLTLLFSVLIFFVLSFDLSAQQVTEPDSVSSDKVVRRIRFSGNKFVKDRTLETLIRTRINREFLGIPRFTPWYYVWELSNGKFGEDPIYLDRTVVANDMERISLYYQSLGFLDVAVDTTIVEYKTDKVEVSFIITEGPASTIKTIAYSGLPYFEEPEKRLDFLQGSPLTRGRLNDTLFTVERQYNTQELGNEQQRIITFLKNNGYASIQRDSVIAYVQKDPTIPTDIKVLFKINAGKVYTFGEVKVSLADTETETTLVERDTLAGGNYTLNDTTKIYLAKEPATQTKFSLLTDQILFKPGETYNHELYLNTIKEYQNLGMLFIRRFGQNESGTQPDFSKSSIPTYFDLQTLTKHRISSELFGMKRYGFGTGFGVDYTNNNAFGKAESFSLAANASFEFVSKSVLEDIADTTSQSSVFRSYELRGDYTVPRLNFPFAFLDNTRFFTSGITRYSLSYSRSDQLYFDINSDVQFNLRYEVQHNNKFSSFFDLLELDIVDPSPTDAFINNLRNDFGSDTLNDGTIIDPIELTRILEDFRPQVSSVTRYTFRSQNTDLIKRNYGYFSEYSLSAGGNIPYALDRFVITPDTLEQNLPSLFKLSENSLSYSRYVKATADYRRYIPISNSAVFSWRLFGGIAHPYGKSTTIPLNRRFFAGGSNDIRGWGPFQLGPGRIKSEEVRINGGEIKLAAFTEARQVFIRDLFGANWHAAWFTDAGNVWYGPKNDAAPNDELDAGRFKFDEFYKQIAVGTGLGLRLDWQYVIARFDFTFRAHDLEDGWFNNKKLYFSFGIGHSF encoded by the coding sequence TTGAGAACAATTACATCATCAATATCAGCTTTAAGCCCCTTAACCCTACTCTTTTCGGTTCTCATATTTTTCGTTTTAAGTTTCGATCTATCCGCTCAACAGGTAACTGAACCCGACTCTGTATCATCCGACAAAGTAGTACGTCGAATTCGGTTTTCTGGTAATAAATTTGTGAAAGATCGTACGCTCGAAACCCTTATAAGAACACGAATAAACCGAGAGTTTTTGGGCATTCCACGTTTCACCCCTTGGTATTACGTGTGGGAACTCTCTAACGGAAAATTTGGAGAAGACCCCATATATCTTGACCGAACTGTTGTTGCTAACGACATGGAGCGCATATCTTTATACTACCAATCACTTGGTTTTTTAGACGTTGCAGTTGATACAACAATCGTAGAATATAAGACGGATAAAGTCGAAGTTTCTTTCATCATTACAGAAGGCCCAGCCTCAACTATTAAAACGATCGCTTATAGTGGTCTACCCTATTTCGAAGAACCCGAAAAGAGGCTCGATTTTCTACAAGGAAGTCCACTAACGCGTGGCCGACTGAATGATACCCTCTTCACTGTAGAACGACAGTATAACACGCAAGAACTAGGGAATGAGCAACAGCGCATCATCACATTCTTAAAAAATAATGGGTATGCATCTATTCAGAGAGATTCTGTAATCGCCTATGTGCAAAAAGACCCAACCATCCCTACTGATATTAAAGTACTCTTTAAAATTAATGCGGGTAAAGTATATACTTTTGGTGAAGTAAAAGTATCCTTAGCTGATACTGAAACTGAAACTACACTGGTAGAACGAGATACTTTAGCAGGTGGTAACTACACACTGAATGACACTACCAAGATTTATTTGGCGAAGGAACCAGCTACACAAACAAAATTCTCATTACTCACTGACCAAATTTTATTCAAGCCTGGCGAGACTTATAACCATGAGTTGTATTTAAACACCATTAAGGAATATCAGAATTTGGGGATGCTATTCATTCGCAGGTTCGGCCAGAATGAGAGTGGCACACAACCTGATTTTTCAAAATCATCTATTCCAACTTATTTCGACCTTCAAACATTAACCAAACATCGTATCAGTTCAGAATTATTTGGTATGAAGCGATACGGATTTGGTACCGGTTTTGGAGTGGATTACACCAATAACAATGCTTTTGGTAAGGCAGAGAGCTTTTCATTAGCTGCTAATGCAAGCTTTGAGTTTGTTAGTAAAAGTGTACTTGAAGACATTGCAGATACAACTTCACAGTCATCCGTTTTCAGAAGTTATGAGCTTAGAGGAGATTACACAGTACCTCGTTTAAACTTCCCCTTCGCTTTCTTAGATAACACTCGATTCTTTACAAGCGGTATTACCCGTTACTCATTGTCATACAGTAGATCTGATCAGCTTTACTTTGATATTAACTCTGATGTGCAGTTCAACCTTCGCTATGAAGTACAGCACAATAACAAATTCAGTAGTTTCTTTGATCTCTTGGAACTCGATATTGTAGATCCATCTCCAACGGATGCCTTTATCAATAACCTAAGAAATGACTTTGGCTCTGACACATTAAACGATGGGACCATTATCGATCCTATTGAGCTAACCAGAATTCTTGAAGATTTCCGACCACAGGTTTCTTCGGTTACACGATATACGTTTAGAAGTCAGAATACCGATCTAATTAAAAGAAACTATGGCTATTTCAGTGAATATTCACTCTCGGCTGGTGGTAATATTCCCTATGCCTTAGATCGTTTTGTAATTACTCCAGATACTCTAGAACAAAACCTTCCTTCCCTATTTAAGCTCAGTGAAAATAGTTTGAGTTATAGTAGGTATGTAAAGGCTACAGCCGATTACAGGCGATATATTCCTATTTCAAATTCTGCTGTATTTTCGTGGAGGTTGTTTGGAGGTATTGCCCACCCTTACGGAAAAAGTACAACTATACCCTTAAATAGACGATTCTTTGCTGGTGGAAGTAACGACATTCGTGGCTGGGGTCCTTTTCAGTTAGGTCCGGGACGAATAAAATCCGAAGAGGTCCGCATTAACGGTGGTGAGATTAAATTGGCTGCTTTTACTGAAGCACGACAAGTTTTTATACGCGATTTGTTTGGAGCCAACTGGCATGCCGCTTGGTTCACGGATGCAGGGAATGTTTGGTATGGCCCTAAAAACGATGCTGCACCAAATGATGAATTAGATGCGGGTAGATTTAAGTTTGATGAATTCTATAAACAAATTGCCGTTGGTACCGGTTTAGGCCTTCGACTTGATTGGCAATATGTAATTGCACGATTTGATTTTACTTTCAGGGCACACGACCTTGAAGATGGTTGGTTCAATAATAAAAAGCTGTACTTTAGCTTTGGTATCGGTCACTCTTTTTAA
- a CDS encoding cyclic nucleotide-binding domain-containing protein yields MGKLTLLKQQLDIVMKSKFLKNLSTAERYEFLQLCHKRDYKEGEFVFYRNDPGTGMYFIQDGKIELTLDSNLTHESEDDNNSFVLESPDSFGALSIGYNLRRKSTAKCITDCKLLGFFQPDFEVLRDRHPQIAVKFLQTLTNIALRQLEKATFTIEELAGQEQALKVQFDAYYENNNEE; encoded by the coding sequence ATGGGAAAACTTACTTTACTCAAGCAACAATTAGATATCGTGATGAAATCTAAGTTTCTTAAAAACTTATCTACTGCTGAGCGGTACGAATTTTTGCAGCTTTGCCACAAAAGAGATTATAAAGAAGGTGAGTTTGTATTCTATCGAAACGATCCAGGGACGGGCATGTATTTTATTCAGGATGGAAAAATTGAACTTACTCTAGATTCAAACTTAACGCACGAGTCTGAAGATGATAACAACAGTTTTGTTCTAGAATCACCTGATAGTTTTGGTGCACTTTCCATTGGGTATAATTTACGTCGTAAATCAACTGCAAAGTGTATTACTGATTGTAAGCTTCTCGGTTTTTTCCAACCAGATTTTGAAGTACTAAGAGACCGACATCCTCAAATTGCAGTGAAATTTCTGCAAACTTTAACCAACATTGCTTTACGTCAATTAGAAAAAGCAACATTTACCATTGAAGAATTAGCTGGCCAAGAACAAGCATTGAAAGTGCAGTTCGACGCTTACTACGAAAACAATAACGAAGAATAA